A genomic window from Antedon mediterranea chromosome 4, ecAntMedi1.1, whole genome shotgun sequence includes:
- the LOC140047306 gene encoding tRNA methyltransferase 10 homolog C-like has protein sequence MDYKSSPQHNIFVFILQSASKSDLISFCYCIIEMYHLLKLVRSLPSVCKNSVPVSVKNKTSTLWISVSQFKNKFIYQSRYYCSITNESSKETSYDRGLEEARELIEEMRLSGRQVPQQISDADLEHFASIKSKRQRKKVMTFMYRRECLRLKEKERRLEKREQRKIESEESKEYETPLANTLFLKMNQRILESDNWKLSQGMKFGQNVVFDFCYDQYMQRRDAIALSMQMGYVIHANKKAKESFHIHFVNHLEGSLSHKELMRTTTKDAYNKMMVTMSSQSLLEKFPKEDIIYLSPDSPNIMRTFDDTKTYVIGAFVDATQIQKGLSLGIAKRLNVSHVRLPIDYYLKWGSGGHKTLTLDQVIKILSAMKETNDWKEAMKHVPIRKHTGMKTCGQNQSTSSGQEPAAKDNFIFSRALRP, from the exons gCTCGCCccaacacaatatatttgtcttCATCCTCCAGTCTGCCTCAAAGTCTGACCTCATATCATTTTGTTATTGCATT ATAGAAATGTATCACCTTTTGAAATTGGTAAGAAGCTTACCATCAGTGTGTAAAAACAGCGTTCCTGTATCAGTGAAGAATAAAACAAGTACGTTATGGATATCAGTGagccaatttaaaaacaaatttatctaTCAATCAAGATATTACTGTTCTATTACAAATGAATCTAGTAAAGAAACGTCTTATGATAGAGGACTTGAAGAGGCAAGAGAGTTAATAGAAGAAATGAGGCTTTCAGGCAGACAAGTCCCACAACAAATCAGTGATGCAGATTTAGAACATTTTGCTTCTATCAAATCTAAAAGGCAAAGGAAAAAGGTTATGACTTTCATGTATCGTAGAGAGTGTTTGCGACTGAAGGAGAAGGAAAGGCGTCTTGAAAAACGGGAACAAAGAAAAATAGAATCCGAAGAAAGTAAGGAGTATGAAACACCATTAGCAAATACGTTGTTTCTCAAAATGAATCAACGTATTTTGGAGTCTGATAATTGGAAACTGTCTCAAGGAATGAAATTTGGTCAGAATGTTGTGTTTGATTTTTGCTATGACCAGTATATGCAACGAAGAGATGCTATCGCCCTAAGTATGCAAATGGGTTATGTAATACATGCAAATAAGAAAGCTAAGGAGTCTTTTCACATACACTTTGTTAACCACCTAGAGGGTTCACTATCGCATAAAGAATTGATGCGTACAACAACAAAGGACGCATACAATAagatgatggtgacaatgagTTCACAATCTTTACTGGAAAAATTTCCAAAAGAGGACATTATTTATCTGTCGCCAGATTCACCAAACATAATGCGCACATTTGATGACACTAAGACGTACGTTATTGGTGCTTTTGTTGATGCAACTCAAATACAAAAAGGATTGTCTTTAGGTATTGCAAAAAGATTAAATGTTTCTCATGTACGATTACCAATTGATTACTACTTAAAGTGGGGAAGTGGTGGGCATAAGACTCTGACTTTAGATCAAGTAATTAAGATACTATCAGCAATGAAAGAAACAAATGATTGGAAAGAAGCTATGAAACATGTCCCTATTAGAAAACACACAGGAATGAAAACATGTGGCCAAAATCAATCAACATCCAGCGGACAGGAACCCGCAGCCAAAGACAACTTTATTTTTAGTCGGGCACTGAGAccatag